DNA from Chryseomicrobium sp. FSL W7-1435:
CTGATCGTGTTGTCGCTAATTATCAGTTCATTTTTTGGCAACAAGAAAAAGGCAAGTCAAGAAACTCCACCTCCAGTTACACAGAAAAAACCGACACAAACTGTTCAGCAGACGCAAGCTCAGAGAACGGAACAAAAACCCACTTCGCGGCCACGTTCACTCAAAGAGTTAGAAGATTGGACTCGTCAAATGCTCGAACAAAATGATGAAAAGATACCACCAAAAGCAAAAGAAGTGATCAAACGAGCTGATACCGAAGTTCGTTCTCGTGTTCCTAACTCACGCCCAGCGACGACACGTCAAGAGCGTGCTCCGAAACTTGATCCTGTCATTGCAGCAGGTGAAATTTCAGAGCGCCGACCAGGTCGCTTATCTACGCACAACAAACAAGTAGAAAAGCCTGTTAAAGAAATTCCAGTGGCAAGGTTGATTAATTCACGAGAACAATTGGCTCATGCAATTGTGTTATCAGAAGTTTTGGCACCACCTATCTCAAAACGCAAGTAGTCTAAACACCTTTTCTCTCACATATTGTTGTGAGAGAGAGGTGTTTTTTTGTTTGATTTATCTTATATAGAAACAAATTTGAGCACGTATCTTGTTATTAAATCACCGGTTCGGCTTCAGAGTGTTACTCCCCATACAAGTATGCTAGTTACCAACCAGTTTCATATTGATTTAGAAGCCTCCAGTATAATCATACGGCATTATAGTGAAGACTTACTTGAACTTACTTTTAAAGGACTGACAAAATTTGCGGTTCAAAAATTACAGGATTAAAGCTCGAATAGAAGGAACTGAACAACAACTTCAAAAATTTTTAACTTTGCTCTATGAACTACAAAAAGTGCCTCTCTATAATCTCCAGAGACTTGATGGGTATTTGTATTTTGAAATGAATCAAACGGACATTTCAACGATTAAATCGATTCGTTTTCAAGCTGGGGTGCGCCTTTCCCTTACTCATACAAGCTTTCACCTTTTTCGAAATCCTCTTCTAATAGTGGCGCTGCTTATTTTTTTAGCACTGCCACTTGCTAGTCATTATTTTTATTTTTCTGTTTCGATTACGGGAGACGAGGCACATCAACAGGCAGTTGAAGACTATTTATTAAAAGAAAAGCTAACTTTTCCCTTACTTAAAAAAGAATTGCCACCAATTGAAAGAATCCGAAACGAACTTATGAAAAAACACGCCTCCATGGCATGGGTGATGATCGATAAAGAATCTGCCGAATTAACAATTTCCATCGTGCCAGCTCCTGATCCAATAGATCCTCAAGATTGGCCTGAAGCCACAAAATTTGTAGCAGCTTATGACGGGCAAATTGAACGTGTGCAACTGTTAGCTGGCGAGAGCTTAGTGGAGCGAAAATCTATTGTATCTAAAGGAGATATTTTGGCCATTGGAAGCAAAGGGGAAAAAGCGAAAGGGATTATAGTAGGGACGTATTGGCGAGAGATTGAATTTGAACTCCTAACCAAAGAGAAAAAATTTGATTTTGAGTCTAGCCACCTTTCAGAACTCATTCGGCAATTTGTAACTGAAAGTAAGGGGGAGACGACTATTCAAGGAGTAAAAGTTTTACAGGTGCAAAATGAAAATGGTAAAGTAAGAGGGAAGGTACTAGTCAAAATTCAAGGCATCATTACGAAACCTGAGTACCTTAAGGAGACATTGAATGACTGAGGAAAAACTCGAAATCAAAGTGAACGACCCAAATGAAGCCGTTCAGCTTCATGGAAATGGGGACAAAAACTTTGCGCTTATTGAAGACAACTTTTCAGTCCAACTCATCTCAAGAGGAGATACTTTCCTCATTACTGGGCAAGAAGAAGACGTGAAAAAAGCGCAAGGTGTCATTAACGTGTTACTTGAATTGATTCGTAAAGGAATACTAATTAACGAGCGTGATGTAGTTGCTGCTCTAGAGATGGAGAAAGCAGGTACAATCGATTATTTTGTTCGCCTTTATGAAGAAGAAATTGCGCGTACAGTAAAAGGCAAAGTAATTCGTGCCAAGTCAATTGGTCAACGAGCTTACGTAAAAGGTATCAAGAACTTTGACCTTACATTTGGGATTGGGCCAGCGGGTACGGGGAAAACGTATTTAGCGGTTGTCATGGCTTCTCAAGCGTTAAAGAATGGTTTAGTAAAACGTATCATCCTGACTCGTCCTGCTGTTGAGGCTGGCGAGAGCCTTGGTTTTCTTCCGGGTGATCTTAAAGAAAAAGTAGATCCTTATCTGCGTCCTTTATATGATGCATTACATGACGTCATTGGAGCTGAGCAAACGGAACGGTTACTTGAACGAGGTGTTATTGAAATTGCGCCACTTGCCTATATGCGTGGACGTACACTAGATGATGCATTTGTTATTTTAG
Protein-coding regions in this window:
- a CDS encoding sporulation protein YqfD, which codes for MRFKNYRIKARIEGTEQQLQKFLTLLYELQKVPLYNLQRLDGYLYFEMNQTDISTIKSIRFQAGVRLSLTHTSFHLFRNPLLIVALLIFLALPLASHYFYFSVSITGDEAHQQAVEDYLLKEKLTFPLLKKELPPIERIRNELMKKHASMAWVMIDKESAELTISIVPAPDPIDPQDWPEATKFVAAYDGQIERVQLLAGESLVERKSIVSKGDILAIGSKGEKAKGIIVGTYWREIEFELLTKEKKFDFESSHLSELIRQFVTESKGETTIQGVKVLQVQNENGKVRGKVLVKIQGIITKPEYLKETLND
- a CDS encoding PhoH family protein, with translation MTEEKLEIKVNDPNEAVQLHGNGDKNFALIEDNFSVQLISRGDTFLITGQEEDVKKAQGVINVLLELIRKGILINERDVVAALEMEKAGTIDYFVRLYEEEIARTVKGKVIRAKSIGQRAYVKGIKNFDLTFGIGPAGTGKTYLAVVMASQALKNGLVKRIILTRPAVEAGESLGFLPGDLKEKVDPYLRPLYDALHDVIGAEQTERLLERGVIEIAPLAYMRGRTLDDAFVILDEAQNTTPAQMKMFLTRLGFGSKMVITGDKTQIDLPKNTKSGLMIAETMLKSVKGIQFHYLEQGDVVRHPLVAKIIQAYEEGQ